From Psychrobium sp. MM17-31, the proteins below share one genomic window:
- a CDS encoding 2Fe-2S iron-sulfur cluster-binding protein — translation MTVQAKTHSSWHQRIRSWHKWLGVVVGLQMIIWMASGLYMVSIDIEKIHGDHFVKETSSLPVTEITSVPKQFSQAKRVLLTSQLGRQIYLIDNRWLIDAISGEAITVDKTYITQRAKESYKGTATIKSVTKLLRYPDELGGRKRPIWRVDFEDSFNPSFYFSVQTAELVRKRSDLWRMFDFLWSLHIMDYQDGEDSHNSLLLIASIVALLLTTSGIWLICYAIWLPAPVGKLGWLVNTHRYLVLIVGIQMLLWVASGLAFNLLSSDKTSSEIKVNRMASVRFVPQAINFNDIKAKFPAASRINIAATETKPLIYVTESFNSQQLPPFTLALKNELLSREQIREIASRAINQPLPINKIELVKSEDAEARQFKRRVWRVHYDNDNHTAVYIDAYSGKVLKAIEDTWRLRDLFWMLHIMDYQARSDFNNPLIICAATIAFIGSLAGGVLVFLCIRVGRKNRDNSISITFKSGDDEQRVSAVAQQTLLSALNKDEQRIPSGCGGKGTCGQCIVAIDNYDAPLNHQQQMTLRNSEINAGLRLACQTKINGNLTVQLGAGDNFSSTTATVVNSRFVAPFIKEITLRADSNFRYGAGQYVNITIPTGNYQLNSHIPVQYKNQWQQLQAINPQVVVSATEQRSYSIANEYDGSGTITLLVRLIEQNGQLGSGSGYLFTLDNGAHVELSPAMGDFSLERDQTREVVLVGAGSGLAPLRAMLQQAISQNRRRISLWVGARAQTDIVTAPYFDQLSHSHKNFQWRLSLSQPDTSWNGLTGYIQEHLFEGYLNKHQDLSQVDFYLCGPEAMMNDIRQRLILKGVRHQQIKRDSFT, via the coding sequence GTGACGGTTCAGGCAAAGACGCATTCATCTTGGCATCAACGAATTCGCAGCTGGCATAAATGGCTAGGCGTTGTTGTTGGCTTGCAGATGATCATTTGGATGGCAAGCGGCCTGTACATGGTGAGTATCGATATCGAGAAAATCCATGGCGATCACTTTGTAAAAGAAACTTCTTCGCTGCCGGTTACCGAGATAACGTCAGTTCCCAAGCAATTTTCTCAGGCTAAACGAGTGCTATTAACCAGCCAGCTAGGACGCCAAATTTACCTTATCGATAACCGCTGGCTCATCGATGCGATTAGCGGTGAAGCAATCACCGTCGATAAAACCTACATTACCCAACGCGCCAAAGAGTCCTATAAAGGCACTGCCACTATAAAGTCAGTCACTAAGCTGCTGCGCTACCCCGATGAGCTAGGAGGACGTAAGCGCCCAATATGGCGAGTCGATTTTGAGGATAGTTTTAATCCGAGCTTTTACTTTTCAGTGCAAACAGCCGAATTAGTGCGTAAGCGCAGCGATTTATGGCGCATGTTCGACTTTTTATGGTCGCTACATATCATGGACTATCAAGATGGTGAAGATAGCCATAATTCCTTATTGCTAATCGCGTCGATTGTTGCCCTGCTATTGACCACCAGCGGAATTTGGCTCATTTGTTATGCCATTTGGCTACCAGCGCCTGTTGGTAAGCTCGGTTGGTTGGTTAACACTCATCGTTATTTAGTGCTTATCGTCGGCATTCAGATGTTATTATGGGTGGCAAGCGGCCTTGCGTTCAATTTGCTCAGTAGCGATAAAACTAGTAGCGAAATCAAGGTTAACCGCATGGCTAGCGTGCGCTTTGTGCCGCAAGCTATTAATTTCAACGACATCAAAGCGAAGTTCCCAGCAGCCAGCAGAATCAATATTGCCGCAACAGAAACTAAGCCGCTTATTTATGTCACTGAAAGTTTCAATAGCCAACAGCTTCCACCATTCACTCTCGCGTTAAAAAACGAGTTGTTAAGCCGTGAGCAGATCCGTGAAATAGCGAGTAGAGCCATCAACCAGCCCTTGCCGATTAACAAGATCGAATTGGTAAAAAGTGAAGATGCAGAAGCGCGTCAATTTAAACGCAGAGTGTGGCGGGTTCATTATGACAATGACAATCACACCGCCGTTTATATAGATGCCTACAGCGGAAAAGTCCTTAAAGCGATTGAAGATACGTGGCGCCTGCGAGATCTCTTTTGGATGCTGCACATTATGGATTATCAAGCGCGCAGTGATTTTAACAATCCACTGATTATTTGCGCCGCAACAATTGCCTTTATCGGCAGTTTAGCAGGCGGCGTGTTAGTTTTCTTGTGTATTAGAGTCGGTCGCAAGAATCGAGATAATAGTATTAGCATCACGTTTAAGTCAGGTGATGATGAACAAAGAGTTTCTGCCGTGGCGCAACAAACGCTGCTTAGTGCCCTCAATAAAGACGAGCAACGAATACCGTCGGGCTGTGGTGGTAAAGGTACGTGCGGCCAATGCATAGTAGCAATTGATAACTACGATGCGCCGCTTAACCATCAACAGCAAATGACTCTGCGCAACAGTGAAATTAATGCAGGGTTACGCCTTGCTTGTCAGACTAAGATCAACGGTAACTTAACAGTACAATTAGGCGCTGGCGATAATTTCTCGTCGACAACAGCAACAGTCGTTAACTCGCGTTTTGTCGCACCATTTATCAAAGAAATCACCTTGCGAGCTGACAGCAACTTCCGCTATGGCGCAGGTCAGTATGTCAATATCACTATTCCCACTGGCAACTATCAACTGAATAGTCATATTCCCGTCCAATACAAAAATCAATGGCAGCAGCTGCAAGCGATTAACCCTCAAGTGGTTGTGTCAGCAACAGAGCAACGCAGTTATTCCATCGCCAATGAATATGATGGTTCCGGCACTATCACTTTGTTAGTTAGATTGATAGAACAAAACGGCCAATTAGGTAGTGGCTCAGGCTATTTATTTACTTTAGATAATGGCGCACACGTTGAGCTTTCTCCGGCGATGGGGGACTTTTCGTTAGAGCGCGACCAAACACGTGAAGTCGTATTAGTTGGTGCTGGTTCAGGATTAGCGCCGCTGCGAGCGATGTTACAACAAGCCATTAGTCAAAATCGTCGCCGTATTTCACTATGGGTAGGTGCTCGCGCTCAAACAGATATAGTGACCGCGCCATACTTTGATCAATTGAGTCATTCACACAAAAACTTTCAATGGCGACTGAGCCTGTCGCAACCTGATACGTCATGGAATGGTTTAACGGGCTATATTCAAGAGCACTTATTTGAAGGTTATTTAAATAAGCATCAGGATTTATCGCAAGTGGACTTTTATCTTTGTGGTCCGGAGGCGATGATGAACGATATACGTCAGCGCCTTATCTTAAAGGGTGTTAGGCATCAGCAAATCAAGCGCGATAGTTTTACCTAG
- a CDS encoding DUF6776 family protein, producing the protein MLSFKTINKARFGVISLLVAVLAGAGGVAMIWQQQPPPPPDPKLAQLTQKVAQIEQSLAQANMALEIERKTINEMNTTLLSLQAESLEQQLALRFYQKVMAPEYTANGVHIEKVILTQGISQRHIRFEVLIAQLEKRKRYIKGNLALEIFGSIDGKPQVLDVAKMIKSTKDLKLSFRFFQHVKSDFELPEGFMPERLTVTIKMPRQRGQKAANVVQEYPWNELIKLPMQPILPTAS; encoded by the coding sequence ATGTTAAGTTTTAAAACAATAAACAAAGCGCGCTTTGGCGTTATATCACTGCTGGTGGCTGTGCTTGCCGGTGCTGGTGGAGTAGCAATGATTTGGCAGCAACAGCCCCCGCCTCCGCCAGATCCTAAACTGGCGCAATTGACACAAAAAGTGGCGCAAATTGAGCAGTCATTAGCACAAGCTAATATGGCGTTAGAGATTGAACGCAAAACAATTAACGAAATGAATACGACCTTGTTGTCACTGCAAGCTGAATCGCTTGAACAGCAATTGGCGCTGAGGTTTTATCAAAAAGTTATGGCGCCAGAATACACCGCCAACGGCGTTCATATTGAAAAGGTGATTTTGACGCAAGGCATTAGCCAGCGCCACATCCGATTTGAGGTGTTGATTGCGCAACTCGAAAAGCGTAAGCGCTATATCAAAGGTAATTTAGCATTGGAGATTTTCGGCAGCATCGATGGCAAACCTCAGGTGTTAGACGTGGCGAAAATGATTAAATCTACTAAAGATCTCAAGCTGAGCTTTCGTTTTTTTCAACACGTTAAAAGTGATTTTGAGTTGCCTGAAGGTTTCATGCCAGAGCGATTAACGGTCACTATCAAAATGCCGCGCCAGCGCGGACAAAAAGCGGCAAACGTAGTACAAGAGTACCCGTGGAATGAGCTCATTAAGTTACCAATGCAGCCAATATTGCCAACGGCAAGCTAA
- the erpA gene encoding iron-sulfur cluster insertion protein ErpA — translation MSVEVVEAGIPLEFTPAAAKRVKYLLEDEDNQDLKLRVYITGGGCSGFQYGFTFDDKVNDGDMTLEKDGARMVVDPMSLQYLVGGKVDFTEGLEGSRFLVDNPNATATCGCGSSFNI, via the coding sequence ATGTCGGTAGAAGTTGTTGAGGCAGGAATTCCATTAGAGTTCACGCCTGCTGCGGCTAAGCGAGTAAAGTACTTGCTTGAAGATGAAGATAATCAAGATCTTAAACTACGTGTTTATATCACGGGTGGTGGTTGTTCAGGTTTCCAATACGGGTTTACCTTTGATGACAAAGTTAACGATGGCGACATGACGTTAGAAAAAGACGGCGCGCGTATGGTCGTTGATCCTATGAGTTTACAATACCTTGTTGGCGGCAAAGTTGATTTCACAGAAGGCTTAGAGGGTTCTCGCTTTTTAGTGGATAATCCAAATGCTACAGCAACTTGTGGTTGTGGCTCTAGCTTCAATATCTAA
- a CDS encoding DMT family transporter encodes MWIYFTLMAAFSQSWRNAFQSKLSQDVDVVGVTLARFLWAVPLAALYLGGLYYFQPASFPTISPLLIFFVVGAACMQILATALMVKLFKLNNFAVGAGLAKSEALVAAILGTIFFGTSLSLFGWGGVLIGTVAILLMSSRQGIKGLSLQTLMLGLACGTSFALTSLWVREASLTLDLPTTHRAAWVLLIVIVLQTLMLVSYLAVKRPATLRKLQEHGKLTFMISLTSCIGSIGWFSAMAYQSVPYVKTLGQVEIFFTMLVSVLWLKQPVKIKDGLGLVLIAIAAIMVMWT; translated from the coding sequence ATGTGGATTTATTTTACGCTGATGGCGGCGTTTTCGCAGTCATGGCGTAATGCATTTCAAAGTAAACTCAGTCAAGATGTCGATGTTGTTGGCGTAACCCTTGCTCGATTTTTGTGGGCAGTGCCTTTAGCTGCACTCTATTTAGGTGGGCTGTATTATTTTCAGCCTGCCTCATTTCCCACTATTTCTCCATTACTGATCTTTTTTGTCGTCGGCGCGGCTTGCATGCAGATCCTTGCCACGGCACTGATGGTAAAACTATTTAAGCTAAACAATTTTGCCGTTGGTGCTGGCCTTGCCAAGAGTGAGGCGTTAGTGGCTGCAATCTTGGGAACCATTTTCTTTGGCACCAGCTTAAGCTTGTTTGGTTGGGGCGGGGTGCTGATTGGTACGGTTGCTATTTTATTGATGAGCTCTCGCCAAGGCATTAAAGGACTATCGCTGCAAACGTTAATGTTGGGATTAGCCTGTGGCACTAGCTTCGCGCTGACTTCTTTGTGGGTGCGTGAAGCGAGTTTAACACTGGATTTACCGACAACCCATCGCGCTGCTTGGGTGCTATTAATAGTGATTGTGTTGCAAACCTTAATGCTGGTGAGCTACTTAGCCGTCAAACGACCAGCGACACTGCGCAAATTACAAGAGCACGGTAAACTTACTTTTATGATCAGTTTAACCAGTTGTATCGGCTCTATCGGCTGGTTTAGTGCAATGGCGTATCAAAGCGTGCCTTATGTTAAAACATTGGGGCAGGTGGAGATATTTTTTACCATGTTAGTGTCGGTATTGTGGTTAAAACAGCCGGTAAAAATTAAAGATGGTTTAGGTTTAGTATTAATTGCGATTGCTGCCATCATGGTAATGTGGACTTAA
- a CDS encoding lytic murein transglycosylase: MKLLKRFSLGAVAFSLCGLSHVALAEQQQDFQTWLEALKVEAKQKGFSDQLIEEALTGLKPYPKAIKSDRAQPEFKRTFKRYSTKRLSDWRINTGLKMKKEHGELLEKVGKAYGVQPRFILAFWGLETNYGNYTGNNDIIRSLATLAYDKRRGPYFRKELFNALTILKEGHIKLEDMKGSWSGAMGQGQFMPSSFLQLAQDFDGDGRKDIWHTHADVFASIANYLKHYGWNDQQTWGRQITLPENAKQLVADTKQVTPEKGCRALRAHSEKLPLSQWNELGVRRLNNAELPTVNLKATLTVPDGVNGDAFLTYGNFRTILRYNCANSYAITVGLLSDKFK; the protein is encoded by the coding sequence ATGAAGCTATTAAAGCGTTTTTCATTGGGTGCAGTTGCCTTTTCTCTATGCGGTTTAAGCCACGTGGCTTTGGCCGAGCAACAACAAGATTTTCAAACATGGTTAGAAGCTCTCAAAGTAGAAGCTAAACAAAAAGGGTTTAGCGATCAATTAATCGAAGAGGCACTTACTGGGTTAAAGCCTTATCCAAAAGCGATTAAGAGTGACCGCGCACAACCAGAATTTAAACGAACCTTCAAGCGCTACAGCACTAAGCGTTTGTCAGACTGGCGTATTAACACTGGTTTAAAAATGAAAAAAGAGCACGGTGAACTACTTGAAAAAGTAGGTAAAGCTTATGGTGTTCAGCCGCGTTTTATTCTGGCGTTTTGGGGCCTTGAAACTAACTATGGTAACTACACCGGTAATAATGACATCATTCGCTCGTTAGCAACCTTAGCCTATGACAAGCGCCGTGGCCCTTACTTTAGAAAAGAGTTATTTAACGCACTGACTATCTTGAAAGAAGGTCATATCAAACTCGAAGATATGAAAGGCTCTTGGAGCGGTGCGATGGGGCAAGGGCAGTTTATGCCATCGAGCTTCCTGCAACTTGCACAAGATTTTGATGGCGATGGTCGCAAAGATATTTGGCACACTCATGCCGACGTGTTTGCCTCGATTGCGAACTATTTAAAGCATTATGGTTGGAACGACCAGCAAACTTGGGGACGTCAAATTACGCTACCTGAAAATGCTAAACAGCTGGTGGCTGACACCAAGCAAGTGACGCCAGAAAAAGGCTGTCGTGCCTTACGAGCTCATAGCGAAAAGCTGCCACTGTCGCAATGGAACGAATTAGGCGTACGTCGTTTAAATAATGCTGAGTTACCAACGGTTAACTTAAAAGCTACGCTAACGGTACCTGATGGTGTTAACGGCGATGCGTTTTTAACCTACGGTAATTTCCGCACTATTTTGCGTTATAACTGTGCAAATAGTTACGCCATTACCGTTGGTCTGTTGTCTGATAAATTTAAATAA
- a CDS encoding chloride channel protein: protein MRLRHAIKLPLSNAAPSWQLVVLGAIVGLIAAFAIVAMRQSIEAIQLYFGLGHHDSFGAEGQITRMLAPLVGALVILFIAFITHQKYHRMGIPFVLHRQRKFNGFIPIGNTINQFFSAIAALASGFSVGKEGPAVHVGAGSASYLSQKLNIPHNSMRILTSCGIAAGIAATFNAPLAAVVFVLEVVLQQFRIHSFLPLMVASLIGSTVSQQFFGDNHDYAHIAITTLKLDSIGPFIVLGLIVGIAATIFNRSLLTVMKASSKMTMGVRLPLAGCIVGIIAWFIPHVVGTEAGALNIAFSEQPELSFIALVLIGKFLATICALGLGIPGGVIGVLYALGALLGSVLVWSVMPYLPEVAPYASMAIMICMVALMASSLNAPLAALVAILEISQQATIIFPSLLVVVPAIIVAQQMFGTRSLFIEQLEFQKLPYKTAPVYNTLQDTGVLSLLRRKFHCVQRFKADESTSISKPVFIKPDPQIARYYAPHAIQSLPILYDNATLADVYQELAPNRDGYVLIVTQATNELIGFVTWRSLSKHLHREYE from the coding sequence ATGAGACTAAGACACGCCATTAAACTTCCCCTTTCAAATGCAGCTCCGTCATGGCAGTTGGTTGTCTTGGGGGCAATTGTCGGTTTAATAGCCGCCTTTGCGATTGTGGCAATGCGTCAATCTATCGAAGCGATTCAACTTTACTTTGGGCTTGGTCATCACGACTCATTTGGCGCAGAAGGTCAGATTACTCGTATGTTAGCGCCATTGGTTGGCGCACTTGTTATCTTGTTTATCGCCTTTATTACTCATCAAAAATACCACCGCATGGGGATCCCCTTTGTGTTGCATCGCCAACGCAAATTCAATGGATTCATCCCCATTGGCAATACTATTAATCAGTTCTTTAGCGCAATAGCAGCATTAGCCAGTGGCTTCTCTGTGGGTAAAGAAGGCCCCGCCGTTCACGTGGGTGCAGGTAGCGCCAGTTACTTATCGCAAAAGCTTAATATACCTCATAACTCAATGCGTATCCTCACCTCTTGCGGCATAGCAGCGGGTATAGCAGCGACCTTTAATGCACCGCTAGCTGCTGTTGTTTTCGTGCTTGAGGTCGTATTACAACAATTTCGCATTCACTCCTTTTTACCGCTTATGGTGGCATCACTAATAGGTAGCACCGTCAGCCAGCAGTTTTTTGGCGATAACCACGATTACGCCCATATTGCCATTACTACCTTAAAACTCGATTCTATCGGCCCTTTTATTGTCCTAGGCCTCATTGTCGGTATCGCGGCAACCATATTTAATCGATCCTTACTTACGGTAATGAAAGCATCCTCAAAGATGACTATGGGCGTGCGATTACCGCTGGCGGGTTGTATTGTTGGCATTATTGCGTGGTTTATTCCTCATGTGGTGGGCACAGAAGCTGGCGCGCTTAACATTGCCTTTAGTGAGCAACCGGAATTGAGCTTTATTGCACTAGTGCTTATTGGTAAATTTTTAGCCACGATCTGCGCGTTAGGCTTAGGCATTCCTGGCGGTGTGATTGGTGTGTTATATGCGCTTGGCGCGCTGCTCGGAAGCGTATTAGTGTGGAGCGTCATGCCCTATTTGCCAGAGGTCGCTCCCTATGCGTCGATGGCGATTATGATTTGTATGGTGGCACTTATGGCATCGAGCCTCAACGCACCATTGGCGGCCTTGGTGGCAATCTTAGAAATCTCTCAACAGGCGACTATTATCTTCCCGAGTCTGTTGGTTGTTGTGCCTGCCATTATTGTTGCTCAACAAATGTTTGGAACCCGCTCACTCTTTATTGAGCAATTAGAATTCCAAAAATTGCCTTATAAAACAGCCCCCGTCTATAACACCCTGCAAGATACCGGCGTGCTGAGCTTGTTGCGTCGTAAATTTCATTGTGTGCAGCGATTTAAAGCCGATGAGTCGACGTCAATTTCAAAACCAGTATTCATCAAACCCGATCCGCAAATCGCGCGTTATTATGCACCGCACGCTATTCAGTCATTACCCATTCTCTATGACAACGCCACTTTAGCCGATGTTTATCAAGAGCTAGCACCAAATCGCGACGGTTATGTGCTTATCGTAACTCAGGCAACAAATGAGCTTATTGGCTTTGTTACTTGGCG
- the ribA gene encoding GTP cyclohydrolase II, which produces MSVYYVDSCRLPTRLGEFTMHGFNEIEGDKEHIILTYGDITPDEPLLIRLHSECLTGDSLFSMRCDCGYQLETAMAEIVKAGKGALLYLRQEGRGIGLINKIKAYHLQDDGADTVEANERLGFAADLRQFDMCKPMLEHFGVSAVRLMTNNPRKVKSLQDVGVNVVEQVPLQVGRNQHNDEYLNTKAEKMGHMFFQGSLNDLG; this is translated from the coding sequence ATGTCAGTTTATTATGTAGATTCATGTCGTTTACCTACTCGTTTAGGTGAGTTTACTATGCACGGCTTTAATGAAATCGAGGGCGATAAAGAGCACATCATTTTAACTTACGGCGATATCACGCCAGATGAACCACTGTTAATTCGCTTGCATTCAGAATGTTTAACGGGCGATTCGTTATTTAGTATGCGTTGTGACTGTGGCTATCAGTTAGAGACGGCGATGGCCGAAATTGTCAAAGCTGGCAAAGGGGCATTACTTTACCTACGCCAAGAAGGTCGCGGCATTGGCTTGATTAACAAAATTAAAGCCTACCACCTGCAAGACGACGGTGCCGATACGGTTGAAGCCAATGAGCGCTTAGGTTTTGCCGCTGATTTACGCCAATTTGATATGTGTAAACCTATGTTGGAGCACTTTGGCGTTAGCGCAGTGCGCTTGATGACCAACAATCCACGCAAAGTAAAATCGCTGCAAGACGTTGGTGTTAATGTTGTGGAACAAGTACCACTGCAAGTTGGCCGCAATCAACACAACGACGAATACCTCAACACTAAAGCCGAAAAAATGGGCCATATGTTTTTCCAAGGCTCTTTAAATGACTTAGGCTAG
- a CDS encoding DUF599 domain-containing protein, whose product MYNVMVTVLCLLWLCLCWFGYARFARRQAKKTDCIASVMHRHRISWMTRLLHREHLIADTALLASLERQVTFFASTTMLILAALLTLLSASERLFSIMQSVPGVYPATLLDIQVRLILMLAIFIYAFFTFTWSLRQYGFCSVLMGAFPHVPKGEQVSEEDEKFVKHLAKIIDHAGHSYNYGLRSYYFALSTLAWFIHPIAFVFATTMVVVVLFQREFHSQTMVVMSKIDKV is encoded by the coding sequence ATGTACAATGTGATGGTGACTGTTCTTTGTTTGTTGTGGTTGTGTCTGTGTTGGTTTGGTTATGCGCGTTTTGCAAGGCGCCAAGCGAAAAAAACCGACTGTATTGCGTCTGTGATGCACCGACACCGAATTTCTTGGATGACCCGCTTACTTCATCGCGAACACCTGATTGCCGATACGGCATTGCTCGCCAGTCTTGAGCGACAAGTGACCTTTTTTGCCTCGACAACTATGCTGATTCTAGCGGCTTTGCTTACTCTATTGTCAGCATCCGAACGACTATTCTCCATCATGCAATCTGTTCCCGGGGTTTATCCAGCGACTTTACTCGATATTCAAGTACGATTAATTTTGATGCTTGCAATCTTTATCTATGCGTTTTTTACCTTCACGTGGTCGCTTCGCCAATACGGGTTCTGTTCGGTATTGATGGGGGCATTCCCTCATGTGCCGAAAGGCGAACAGGTGAGTGAAGAAGACGAAAAATTTGTAAAACACCTTGCTAAGATCATTGACCACGCTGGTCACAGCTACAACTATGGCCTGCGGTCATACTATTTTGCACTGTCGACCTTGGCGTGGTTTATCCACCCAATTGCATTTGTTTTTGCAACAACCATGGTTGTGGTGGTGTTATTCCAGCGCGAATTCCATTCGCAGACCATGGTGGTCATGAGCAAGATTGACAAAGTTTAA